The genomic interval GAAGCTCGACTGCAACAATATGATTGGACGAGCTCCCATTATTACTAAGGTTGAACAGCCCTAGACCCTGGCCCGTTATAAATTTCTTGGAAGGAGCTAGCACAAGGGCCATGCCATTGCCCAGATCTGGGGCGATGGCGAGCACGCAAGTGGTAGAGAAAGAGGAGACACTACCATTTGATGAGTTCTTGAACCCAAATGGAACAGAATAGAAAGCCTGGCCAAATTGAGAAGGGGCTGCGTTTGTGAGCCTTACGAGACCATCATCTCTCACTTCTGCTACACCACTCAGTTCTAAGCTACCACGATCAAATTTTTGGAAAACGAAACCGCTGCTGCTTGCTGCTGCCACTtggattaaaacaaaaaccacTAAGAAATTCTTGAAATACATGACTGGAAGCTGTGTCTGATAATGcactgtttttcttttttgggaaTCTGATAATTTCCAGCAAAAAAGTGTAACGCCCCATGGGGGCTTGCTTGAAGTGTCTTAAAAGGTATGAGAATTGGGACGTGAAGGAGAGTGCTGATTGGATTTTGTTGGCTGACGATGTTGGACCAAACCGTGTAAGGACCCTCCAAACTCAAAGTCATCCAATTTTCTTTCCATGGCATTGTTAGCACGCATTGCTTGACTCAGAAAGAGACTGATTAACGTTTTGCATGCAATAATTACAGAATGATAATGGCATAGTTCATGCCAAAGGCTCAAAGGAAATTATGGGTAACTAAATGTCCTTGCACATTCTAGAAATCTATCATTTtcgtatttaatttttttttatttttttggtaaaaataatGTTGCTGGTCAACATTAATACAACATTCCTAAGGTTTTATCTTGTTAGAACTCACCTCAAGGtctctttcatttctttttctcctttcaacaagttttcctttttctatttGGAAAAGGAATTTGAACATGCATTTGCCATCGGATCAAAATTCtcttatgaaattatttttttattaagtataCGCGACTTATAATTGAATCaaattcttatatatttttacaaataattttaaattttaaaaattattaaaaaaaattttaaattataaataaaaattcaaaataattcgataaacctaaatatcttttttattttttttacttaatctcaaattttgtattttttttcttttttcccgtCAAcaggatttttcttttattttcaaaaaatatatttgaattcaTTTTTTAGAGAGTACACACGCACTTATCATTGAGTCAAATTATCgaataaattatatttctaCAAGCATTTCTAAGCTTTGAAAATCACCTTAATTATacaccaaaaaattaaattggaagtataaaaatatattgcgCGGGTCGGGTTTACTTGAATGATATGATAATTGGGTAAACCGGTTTTTACTCGGATCTTTTATAACCCTTCAAGTTTCAAGCTGATGAGTGATGATCAATTTCATTTCCGGATATTAAATCGTTGAAAATCCGGAAATAATGCCAGTGAGAGTCGCGGAGAACTCTGCACCTTCTCAAGTTTCAGGTTTTTCCTCCTTCTCAAAGCTATCTCTGCCTTTTTTCCCTGCCTTTTTACTCAATTGCATTAGGGTTTCGGTGATGGCTGAAAttttttcgatttttttttttgctctttgtaATTTGAATCTGAATTGGGTTGTTAAAGTTTCTgtcttttttttggttttatttttgataTGTTTGTTTAACTTGGAAGGTACAAATTCAGGAAATACTTCACCCCCAGCTTGTACACTTTTGAGTGTTGGACAGGTCAATGCAATTTTCCCCTCttttgattttagaaattaatttcttgggattttaagattttaattgTATTTCTCAATACCCTTTTGaataaatttgtaatttttgtgttctaattgtttgattttagtttagttttaattttagttgaaTGAAGACCTTGTTGCTAACGATGAGTGGAACTTTCTGTAGACTATGTTTTAGTGCTTGACTATATGACAGCATAGTTTGACTTGCAGGCATTTTCTGGTACTCAAAATGTTTCTAgtttacaaaaagaagaagcttGGAGAGTTAATGTCCGAATTCAAGGATGTGATCTCGAACATGGGTATCTATGTGGTACCATGGAAGCTCTAAATGTTCCTATGGCCGATACACCAGTAAGTGGAATGTCTTTAATCATCTGGATAGGTTTTGAAATGTTTATCCAGCATGGGAGGCgttttcttaaattttgtaGCGAAATGGTCGTTTAATTTAACAATGTTTGATGAATCTCCACCATCCAAAGCTTAAAGACATAACTGTAACATGTGCATCGTCATCTAATTTGGCTGATGATTTTTCGTCCATctttttttctaattcttCATGGACATTACCTGCCAaacctttctctttcttaacCTCCTGTGTTATCAGTTATCATTATGATATACACAGGGGACATTCATGCATACGGCTTTACTTTAATACAAAGCGTACGAGATATGGCATGTGGTAATAAAGAGATATTatgcatttttcttttcagatTGTAAGCGGTTGTTATCACTTCTGCAATTGTTTCCTAAATGCCTCCCTGTTGTCTCCAGCAAAATATGGGAAATCTAGCCGAACTGCAGAAATTATGATCTTACCTCCTATAGCATTcgttttttactttttgatgTTTCTCAGGTTGTAACCTTTTGGGAAGGGGAGATTGTTGATACAAAGAATTATACTTTCTACACTGGCAAGTGGGAGGCATCgtatgtttctttctttcttttagttTGACAATTGGAACCTCTTTGCATAAAATTGGTGATAACTGATTAGCAATTTTTTTCATGGAAAGTTGGGAACAGTTAACATGATTCATATCCCCCTTTAACAagttttgtaaattttttaacagGCCAGAGGATGATAAAAGGCATTGGACAAAGTTTCCATCTTTTTCACCACTCTTGGTAAGGAGTTTGAACTTGTACCCTACATGCAGAACTGTGCTCACTTAGATGGCCCTTTTCTTTCCAGAATCAAGTAGAGGTTGATGGTGGGAAATCTTTGGACCTGAGTAATTATCCATACATATTTATGGTAATTTGATCTCATTTATTTCCATAAATTTCTAAGAATTCGTTATACATTGACTGATAAGTTGtaactttctttctctttttatctGGTTCAGAGATGGAAAGAGCAATACTTTGTAAATGTTGGAACAGACTGTGGGCTAACCATAGCTGGGTTTTATTATGTTTGCTTCTCTTGTAGCGATGGTTCTATCAATGGCTTCTATTACGATCCTAATAGCAGGTATGTATATTGCTTCATGGTATTTCATATCTTTGTTAATTATTGAATTACTCTAACTCTCTTCTTATTCTCCAAATGATATGACAGCCTGTAACTATGACAAAGGCTTGATCTCTTTTGGTTGAGGACCAGAATATTCAATAAACTAGATTATACTATACCACTTTGCGTTGTAATCATTATGTTCGTCTCTATTTCCATctcctcctttcttttttgtgttcAATTGGTTGACAAAATCGTCCTCAATGAACTTTGCAGTCCATTTCAGAAGCTTGAGCTGATATCTACGAATGAAGGAAGATCGGGATTCAGTTTTTCATCATATGAATTGCAGTAAATAAGAATGTAGGCTGTTGATTCCAATATATATTAGGGCAAACTGAATTTCTCTTTTTGCATGCCAAGTTGTCATGTTGCAACAGGAGAGACTTATGTGAACGTATTGCAGTGATCACCTCGAATCTGAAATTGTGatcttttttgaaattttttttttggatgaaTGTAATTTCGTGAGCACTATACAGGAGATGTTCATTGACTTGTATCAATATGATGCTTCATGCATATGGTCACCTCATGCTTGCAAGCTGCTAGTGGTTATAGAGTGTATAATCAAAACAAGTTAATTTTTGTCTGATTTTAGGTTACGTTTGGTTGACAGAATAGacagaaataaaatagaatagttattatgtgAGAATAGAATgagatgataataaaataaaatagttattacttAGTTTGGTACGACAAAGTAAATACgacaagaataattattatgacttattataGTGTTCGGTTAGtaacaataattttagaataagaaaaaaatagaagataaaaaagataaaacatcttttattgtttatatgattatttatttttattagatttttttaatattaataatttaaaatttaattaaaatattaataattaatattttaaatattaatatttaatttaattaaatattattatgatcaattattttattttattttatttttaaaaatNNNNNNNNNNNNNNNNNNNNNNNNNNNNNNNNNNNNNNNNNNNNNNNNNNNNNNNNNNNNNNNNNNNNNNNNNNNNNNNNNNNNNNNNNNNNNNNNNNNNNNNNNNNNNNNNNNNNNNNNNNNNNNNNNNNNNNNNNNNNNNNNNNNNNNNNNNNNNNNNNNNNNNNNNNNNNNNNNNNNNNNNNNNNNNNNNNNNNNNNNNNNNNNNNNNNNNNNNNNNNNNNNNNNNNNNNNNNNNNNNNNNNNNNNNNNNNNNNNNNNNNNNNNNNNNNNNNNNNNNNNNNNNNNNNNNNNNNNNNNNNNNNNNNNNNNNNNNNNNNNNNNNNNNNNNNNNNNNNNNNNNNNNNNNNNNNNNNNNNNNNNNNNNNNNNNNNNNNNNNNNNNNNNNNNNNNNNNNNNNNNNNNNNNNNNNNNNNNNNNNNNNNNNNNNNNNNNNNNNNNNNNNNNNNNNNNNNNNNNNNNNNNNNNNNNNNNNNNNNNNNNNtataatttaaatattaatattttatttataatttaatcattaatattttaattattaataatttatttaatttaatattattaattaattgttttattttattttattttttaaaggattaataattggtaatttatttaaatattaataattgatgatttaattattaatattgtttatataatttaaatgatattatgtttatttatttttaatttattttgttttaaataggaataatttataaattattttattaataattgataacttaaatattaatattttataatattaatattttatttataatttaatattaaatattattatttataattaaatttaaaaatgttgaatcaagggagagaaagaggagagagagaaaaataatattttatacaaacgaaattgtaattttttaaacttgtaagaaatatttttgtttttattatttttttaaatttatttcttaatcatgAAATAGTTAATACCATGAGGGGAGTGGTATTAagtatttcttaattttggaaGATTTTGAAGATAGGAATGGCTATTTCTTAGACTTCTTCTCAACCaaacaaaagaattaaaattcctTGAGAATAAAAAAGGAATGGCTTAGCTATTTCCTCAACCAAACATGCTATTATTATCAAAACCACAGCTTATAGTCAAATGATCTCTATGAGGCATCTTGAAAGGGTACGAGGCTTGGCCTTGATGTTAATAATTGGTTAGGCACTCCCAGCATGATGTGGGAAATTCATGCTGGCTTGAGTACAAACTAATTGCAAGTCCAGCCTTCTAGTCGCTGGATTGAGGAAAAACCAGTGTCGCTAGTGTTAGTTGGCACAGCCTGTGCCGTTACTGCGGCCTCATGATCAATTGAGTTGGAAGTTGAATCGTGGCCCCACGAACAACTGGCAACCAAACGTGAAGTGAGACCCACAGCTCTCTCTAGTAACTTTCTCCCACTCAGTGCCAAACCTAAACTAGATTATAATTAAGGGCAGAGTTCTTTCCCGATGGTTAGGGGGGCTGCACATTTATGAAACGGGCTCAACCATCCTCGTGCGCTCACGCAATTGGTTACTGCAacagtgaaaaaaaaatgcccACCAGCATTTACCCCTCTTCATGAGGGACGTCTCCTTCCTTTTATGTCTTCCCCTCTCTCCCCATTTCTCCATCCAACTGCCACACGAGCCCCTGAAGAAAGCCTATAACTGCCCTAGAGCCCCTTAGTCCTTTCTGGCTCTATCTTTTTCACTGTCCTGTTGTAATTTGTTTAGTACCAAAAATGGAATGTACTCTCCAAGGTGACTATCATGTCAGAGTCAGACCATATCCCTAGTGGCATTGTCGttatcatttcaagaaatataaaCTTTTGTACTTTAGTATACGATTTCTTTCCGAAAAGAAAACGAAAAGCAATGGAGAACTTGCTTTGTGATGAGGTATGGCTGTCGAGTCCGGGAACTCCTGACCATAGCCATGATGAACGTGAACATTGCATGTTGAAGGGCTATGCTGATTCATTTTACACGACGAAGGAAGACTCTGAGCAGGCTTTTGTAGTATGCCTGGAGAAAGAGTTCAGTTACATGCCTGAACCTGGATATCTAGATCATCTTCAATCTAATAATTTGGTGTTTGCTAGGTTTAGAGCCGTTCAGTGGCTTATTAAggttcattttctttcctcctGAAGATCCTTCACATTTTCTCCTAGCTGCTgatttgaaatagttttacaaaaaaagaaacttgTTTAATTTCTCTCATTTACATTTTTCAGACTTGTACTCGGTTAAATCTCTCTGTTGGAACTGTTTTCAATTCGGCAAATTACCTAGATCGTTTCCTCTCTGTGAGTCAGTGCCATGTAAGGAACATTTGAATTTCGGGTTTTGGGTTCTTCTGTTGACATTTCAACCAACATTTTTCAGTTTAAACATTAACTACCTTTTACACGTAACACTGTAGGGATGGGAACATTGGATGGTCGAGTTACTATCCGTAGCGTGTTTATCCATTGCCTCCAAGTTCAATGAGACCTCCCTTGCTTCCTTGGATGAACTTCAGGTGAATAATTGATATTCTCTGATGATGATTCAGGACCATGATgtgttttcatgaaaatgaatataattaaccaGTTGACAGTTATTGTTTCGGATGAAGATGGAGGACTTGGACCATTCTTTTCAATCAAGCACAATCCAGCAGATGGAACTGAAGCTGCTGCAAGCTTTAAAATGGCGTCTAGGATCCACAACAGTCTATTCCTATATAGAGCTGATTACATCGAATATCATCTGTCTCAAATGTAACCTTCAGAAAGATTTGATCAACCAAGTTACCAAGACGCTTCTCAGAGCTGAATTAGGTACCATATGCTTCCCAGCCCtcttttcttggtttttttcACCTGCAACAGCACAGgatgaaaagaacaaaaagaaattctaGCTAGTAATAAAATTTGGGACTTTTGTTGAATAATTCTAATGAATCTTTGTTGGCCACACTGAGAGTTAATGGTCAATGGTGCAGATTTCAGGTTGCTGCGCTATCCACCCAGCGTTGTTGCAATATCTGCTCTATGGTGTACTCTAGAAAAGTTATTTCCCTTATCATATAATGTCTACCTCACCACTATTATGAGGCTCATCAACCAAGATCACgaggtaaaaatattaaattcccagtttttttatttgtcgTCTTGAGATATTTCTGGTTTACTGTTCCATTGGTAActaaaaaaatccaaatcaGCAGGATGATATTATCAAGTGTCGTAGGATAATGAAAGCATGGTTGGTTGATCCACTCCACACCTTAAAAGCTTCTGATGAGCAATCCTACTACTACCCTTCGAGTCCTGTGACGGTCCTGTCCATGGAGAGGATTGATCATCACATCAATGATTGCCGAGTCGACCTCTCATTCTTCAGGATACCAGGTTCCAATGCCAATCCTGAATCAAGTGCgacaaaaaggaagagagaagaAGAGTAGATCCTAGAAATGGGTTTTGACGGTCGACGAGAACCATGATTTGGTCGTACAATTGTGTTATACACTTTCCATTTTCACTTGTCTCATCTACCTAATCTTGTTATACTACTCTCAAAATTACGTGAGTTTCCATGTGATAAGTGAAAATGCtgaataattaattagtaTATCTATAGAAAAGTTGGTGTCAGATTTAAATTCGTTGAAACCATGCAAAGAACCAAATACAGTGCTGAAAATTCCATCTCAGGATACATACTTTCAAGTTCCTGAAGCTTATAAAGCTTTTCTTCAATTGGATGATCTCATGGATAGCAATTATATATAGCAGATGATCCCTTTTCCAACCTTCTGCATGAGTAGCTTTATGGAAcgatattttcatcaaatattaaGATACGAGATAAATATCTCAAAAATAACGAATATCACACCTGTTATCATCTTAAatttagataaattaaaaaaaaaaagaaattctatGTTCTACATCATCCGACGAATAATTTATTCGAACAGCAATGAACTGTCTGCTCGGAACAGTATGTAACAAAAGCCCGACAACCACAGCCACAAACTCTTACATGTGGGGGACCCAGCGGGTTTTAAGGATGAGGTAGAGATAGCAAAGAGAACCACGCGATAGCTTTGTGTTTGGCTTGCATTGCAGACTGACAACAATGGCTACTTCTTCACTCATTTCCTCATCATTTCTTCTCACCACAAAGCCCTTGACAATTCAACGCCAAAACCAACTTCATGACACGACGACTTTCAGGAACCGAGCACCCTGCAAGGTTCAAGCTGCCAAGCTTCCTCCTGGGGTACGTTTTCTCATGGGTTCTTATTTTTATTGCCAAATAATGCTTGGTTTTGTTCATTATGAGAAAATATTGTTTCTGCAAAAACCAATATTTCAGGTTACGGTACCAAAAGTACAGCCAAAATTCACTGCACCATTTCTTGGATTTACGAGGACGGCTGAAGTATGGAATTCCAGGGCCTGTATGATTGGATTAATTGGTATTTTCCTTGTAGAACTGGTAAGGTTTCTTTCATGTTGCTTCATTCATTAGTAAGAGTAAAGCAATTACACAGATAACTCTTCCCTTCCGCCTTCCTTTGACCTCCTCTCCATGGTACAATCACCGAAGATTTCAGGAAGCTAAGCTAACGGCAGTTTGGGTTTTTGAATTATGGTGATGGTGCTTAATTCTGTGGGCTTTTGGGTTTTGCAGATACTGAACAAGGGAATACTTCAGATGATTGGGGTAGATGTTGGGAAAGGTCTTGATATTCCTCTATGAAGATTCAGTACTTCAGGAAGACAAGCACGTTAGCTCAATGAAGAATGGACCTTTATTTGGAACAAGAAAACACATTTTTTGTtgtattaaaaatgaaaaacacacAATTTGTACTCCATATGTTAACTCTGTACCACTTCGATTATGATATGAAGTACTCCATTTTCCTCGTGTTCAAGCTTCAAATTGTTGTCAGTTAATGGTTTGGCTTGCTATATGCGGTACCCTGCCAGAGGAGATGCCAATGGCTCAGCAAAAGAattatactttttttctttatcaaaaatgaaaaacactGGCATTGGTGTACGAACTGTCAACAAGATTGTATATCCTAAAACATGGTCTTCTCGCATTAAATTATAGGTACAGCAGTTCAAAGATGCTTCTCCTGCACACTGCATCATTTTACAATTTGCCGAATTGAACTTATTACCAAGGATTCTCTGGCAAACCTAACCAGATGAAGAAACTACAGAATGATCTAACACCCAGCATGTACAGGAGAATTATTGTTTCAGAGGATCAGAGAAATTCTCATATTTCCTTTTAAATAAAGCATATTCGTGTTAGAACAAGCACGAGATGATCTACAAGACTCGGCTAATTCGAGCATCTATAACTGGCACCTTACTGGAAGGCTTTGAGATGTCCAATGCGTCAGCTAGTGACATGCGACGGTTTCTCCATGCAGCATCTGCCcatgttttcattttctctccttCCGTCTTCCTGTTCTGTTGAACACAAAGTACTTCTGCATACCCACCTGCACAATCGACCAACCATATTACTGCACTAAACTATGGACAGATACATGCTCAGAGCCCCTTGACATTGAATATTAACGTCTTGTTGGCATTGGGAATGCTCAACTTATATCATATACTGCTGCTGTGTGTGTTAATGCTAGTGACATCACACCAAAGTTAACTGGGGCATATCATGCTGAGATTATTATCCTCATGGAATACAaagcaaaatatataaaatgcaAGACGATGTGAAACATTTGACCATACCTCTTGCAAGGGCTGAAATATCCCTTTGATCAAGTTTTGTCTCTGCACCACAGCAATCAAAACATGAAATAGTTATTCAATTGCATAAACATCAGGCAAGAGAAATATTCCAATGTTCCAAACCTTTAGACTCCAATGGTGGAGCTTTCAGAAACTCTATAGCCCTCCTGTAAAGTCCCTGCTAGTCACAAATTATCAAAACCATTACACCATATAAGCCCTTGGATAGATTAAAACAACAGGCTACTATAACTCATGAAAAGTGCATCGCTATCTtcttaaacaaattttaatcataaacAATCTAGGATCAGCTATATGATCTTCCTCCATTTCACCTGGTTTATGGCCATCTTCTCGCTAAGATGCAAGATATATACAAGCACACTAACAGCATTCAAACATCAAAAGGCACGTAATAATCTTACAGTAGCTAGGCTGGTGCATTACACTTATCTCATTTACTGTTCAGGTTTCTCTCTAATCAGAATCCACTTccattataaattttcttcttttttcactGGATTACAGTGAGTACACAAACCTAGTCCTCACCCCCACCTTCCTTCCTCccttcttttataattttcagACAGAGAGAGGgtaaataaaagcaaaataactCGGGAGATTTGTGTCCTAGAACTGACCAAATCATGCAAGATTTCAGGAACCAGACAAATAAATACAGGCTAATGAAGCAGAGCCAAAATTAAATACACAAGGTAGAAGGTCTGACCTCTTGAATTAGAAGAGCACTTGAATGCTCTTGCCTTGCTTTGGTCCGAAACATGAGAGCTATGCATGTTAAGACCACACCAACCTTGGGATGATGAGAGCCTGCATGAAGTCAATAAATAACAGGGCAAACCATAACGTCATTTGCAAGCagaatcaaaaacaaaaaactagATTTCGTGTACATTAACATAAGTCCAAAGTTACGCACCAAAGTATTCTTCTGTTTTAGTTAGTGCCTTTGTCAATATCTCCTCTGCAGCACCAAAATTCCTGAATCACAGGTTGTTGCAGACATCGATAAGAAAGATGTGTTGGAACAGATAAGGAAACAAAGAGATAAACAAGAAACCATAAAATCACCCCATGTGTGACTCAAGTTGCCCCAAGGCAAAGGTTGCAGCAAGCAAGACTTCATCTGGAGCCATATTGCAAACTGCTAAGGAATTTGTGTCACTAAAATCTTCCTTTTTAAGAACtccttcaattattttttggtATAATTCCTTGGCCAGTGAAAAGTTTTGTGTGGTGTGTAGAAATTCTCCATACGACAAAGCAACAGTGCCTGCATATCCCAACAGTAATTATCATGCAAGAGTCTCTTCAATAGCCAATTAGCAACTGACAAGCTGAAAGATCCTCACCATTGCAATCCTCATTATCTTGGAGTCCTTGAAAAAATGATGTGGCTGCAAAGATGAAGGTCAACATTCagtaaataaaatcaaacggACAGGGTTAACATTCAGTTCttaaataaatcaaagagACAACAAAACAGTGAACCAAAACTAGGACAAAGTCTTTAGCTTCAC from Theobroma cacao cultivar B97-61/B2 chromosome 5, Criollo_cocoa_genome_V2, whole genome shotgun sequence carries:
- the LOC18597721 gene encoding uncharacterized protein LOC18597721, with amino-acid sequence MIQAAAKLSRSAIAVSGNSRLGHISRTSSRPLRFLHDGINGPSANPVTVQMINYALSHARSQKSDESYAQGMLILEQCLSTQLSESDGQFAQNSIGTVLLAMSTLLYERGSVEEAIEKLRRVQDLTQSSLGVRVAAAEALVGLYLQLGQDDTSSVLTDKCLELLDKDDLKCNSGSKEFVVARAKAVKGLVELVNGNLESATSFFQGLQDNEDCNGTVALSYGEFLHTTQNFSLAKELYQKIIEGVLKKEDFSDTNSLAVCNMAPDEVLLAATFALGQLESHMGNFGAAEEILTKALTKTEEYFGSHHPKVGVVLTCIALMFRTKARQEHSSALLIQEGLYRRAIEFLKAPPLESKETKLDQRDISALARGGYAEVLCVQQNRKTEGEKMKTWADAAWRNRRMSLADALDISKPSSKVPVIDARISRVL
- the LOC18597719 gene encoding putative cyclin-D7-1; the encoded protein is MSESDHIPSGIVVIISRNINFCTLVYDFFPKRKRKAMENLLCDEVWLSSPGTPDHSHDEREHCMLKGYADSFYTTKEDSEQAFVVCLEKEFSYMPEPGYLDHLQSNNLVFARFRAVQWLIKTCTRLNLSVGTVFNSANYLDRFLSVSQCHGWEHWMVELLSVACLSIASKFNETSLASLDELQMEDLDHSFQSSTIQQMELKLLQALKWRLGSTTVYSYIELITSNIICLKCNLQKDLINQVTKTLLRAELDFRLLRYPPSVVAISALWCTLEKLFPLSYNVYLTTIMRLINQDHEDDIIKCRRIMKAWLVDPLHTLKASDEQSYYYPSSPVTVLSMERIDHHINDCRVDLSFFRIPGSNANPESSATKRKREEE
- the LOC18597720 gene encoding high-light-induced protein, chloroplastic; translated protein: MATSSLISSSFLLTTKPLTIQRQNQLHDTTTFRNRAPCKVQAAKLPPGVTVPKVQPKFTAPFLGFTRTAEVWNSRACMIGLIGIFLVELILNKGILQMIGVDVGKGLDIPL
- the LOC18597718 gene encoding glucose-induced degradation protein 4 homolog isoform X1; amino-acid sequence: MPVRVAENSAPSQVSGTNSGNTSPPACTLLSVGQAFSGTQNVSSLQKEEAWRVNVRIQGCDLEHGYLCGTMEALNVPMADTPIVVTFWEGEIVDTKNYTFYTGKWEASPEDDKRHWTKFPSFSPLLNQVEVDGGKSLDLSNYPYIFMRWKEQYFVNVGTDCGLTIAGFYYVCFSCSDGSINGFYYDPNSSPFQKLELISTNEGRSGFSFSSYELQ
- the LOC18597718 gene encoding glucose-induced degradation protein 4 homolog isoform X2, whose product is MPVRVAENSAPSQVSGTNSGNTSPPACTLLSVGQAFSGTQNVSSLQKEEAWRVNVRIQGCDLEHGYLCGTMEALNVPMADTPVVTFWEGEIVDTKNYTFYTGKWEASPEDDKRHWTKFPSFSPLLNQVEVDGGKSLDLSNYPYIFMRWKEQYFVNVGTDCGLTIAGFYYVCFSCSDGSINGFYYDPNSSPFQKLELISTNEGRSGFSFSSYELQ